In Humulus lupulus chromosome 7, drHumLupu1.1, whole genome shotgun sequence, the following are encoded in one genomic region:
- the LOC133788343 gene encoding uncharacterized protein LOC133788343: MLTTFNRWVLGEIDNSRLRKLECCDGTPVWFLKLKVAKEWLAETHLDAANYLIRRRLFELPKTYPVKATVLDSSFAQYIPARYEEFKNKNRTYEWDSNILNFVKGDAKKYKKPWGDCNEVYFHWCLENRHWVFCEINITDWMITVFDSDHSNFSHNKLSELIEPWSRMLPSLLNASGMFKGHPRLKIARPKITVPNFDWRRMSTDIVPQSKTRDCGVFAIKHLEFILRDIPLSYAIEENIQYFRDKLCIDIFL, translated from the exons ATGTTGACAACTTTTAACCGATGGGTACTGGGTGAGATTGACAACAGCAGACTGAGGAAGTTGGAATGTTGTGATGGGACCCCTGTTTGGTTCTTGAAGTTGAAGGTGGCAAAAGAATGGTTGGCAGAAACT CATCTCGACGCTGCGAATTATCTTATACGGAGACGTCTTTTTGAGTTGCCGAAGACGTACCCCGTGAAAGCCACCGTACTTGATTCATCATTTGCACAGTATATTCCTGCTAGATATGAGGAATTCAAGAACAAAAACAGGACTTACGAATGGGACTCGAACATTCTTAATTTCGTGAAAGGAGATGCTAAAAAATACAAGAAGCCTTGGGGTGATTGCAACGAGGTCTACTTCCACTGGTGCTTGGAAAATCGGCATTGGGTCTTTTGCGAAATAAATATCACTGATTGGATGATCACTGTATTTGACTCAGATCATTCCAACTTTAGCCATAATAAGTTGTCTGAGTTGATCGAACCTTGGAGTAGGATGCTTCCATCTTTACTCAACGCTTCTGGTATGTTTAAAGGACACCCCAGGTTGAAAATAGCTAGACCGAAGATCACCGTTCCAAACTTTGATTGGCGGCGCATGTCCACTGATATTGTCCCACAGTCTAAAACCAG AGATTGCGGCGTATTCGCCATCAAACACTTGGAGTTTATTCTTAGAGACATTCCCTTATCATATGCCATTGAGGAAAACATTCAGTACTTCAGGGATAAATTATGCATCGACATTTTTTTATGA
- the LOC133788345 gene encoding ADP-ribosylation factor 1 encodes MGLSFTKLFSRLFAKKEMRILMVGLDAAGKTTILYKLKLGEIVTTIPTIGFNVETVEYKNISFTVWDVGGQDKIRPLWRHYFQNTQGLIFVVDSNDRDRVVEARDELHRMLNEDELRDAVLLVFANKQDLPNAMNAAEITDKLGLHSLRQRHWYIQSTCATSGEGLYEGLDWLSNNIANKS; translated from the exons ATGGGGTTGTCTTTCACCAAGCTCTTCAGTCGGCTTTTTGCCAAAAAGGAGATGAGAATTCTAATGGTTGGTCTCGATGCCGCTGGTAAGACCACCATCTTGTATAAGCTCAAGCTGGGAGAGATTGTGACGACCATTCCTACAATCG GATTCAATGTGGAGACTGTTGAATATAAGAACATTAGCTTTACCGTCTGGGATGTCGGGGGTCAGGACAAG ATTCGACCTCTGTGGAGACACTACTTCCAGAATACTCAAGGACTCATCTTTGTGGTTGACAGCAATGATCGTGACCGTGTTGTCGAGGCTAGGGATGAGTTGCATCGTATGTTGAATGAG GATGAGTTGAGGGATGCTGTGCTGCTTGTATTTGCTAACAAACAGGATCTCCCAAATGCCATGAATGCAGCTGAGATCACAGACAAACTTGGTCTTCACTCTCTTCGCCAACGTCACTG GTACATCCAGAGCACATGTGCCACATCTGGGGAAGGACTCTACGAGGGTCTGGATTGGCTCTCCAACAATATTGCTAACAAG TCTTAA